The following coding sequences lie in one Notolabrus celidotus isolate fNotCel1 chromosome 20, fNotCel1.pri, whole genome shotgun sequence genomic window:
- the tecpr1b gene encoding tectonin beta-propeller repeat-containing protein 1 isoform X1: MQVLQVYPQKQQSAKTMTGAIMPISMLWAVDVYGRVYSLSTAGQRWVRADDTLLELKRVTSGKDRCWGIGCDHHVYLNITPSENTIRYREETYENQRWNPVDSFTDTLLPTDRWPWSDVTGMNPQPLHSFQLSSRSWEWEGDWYVDQSCGEPSQTGGWEYAVDFPANFSPDKKWNSCVRRRRWIRYRRYVAQGTWAKIPLDNPRKPPLPLCDISCGGWEMSDQSGRYPYLWGVSQQGEVWFREGIHPRVPEGSCWEEVEVHKEVSQLSAGPGDLLWALLWDGNLLVRTGLTLDSPTGTTWVEVESPVKEVEALHVAVGVSVVWLVTKDYKVWFRRGVNSHNPCGSGWISIGGEMMMVDVGLNDQVWAVGEDRGLYFRMGVTPSEPSGSGWIPVSAQWGNSKKAIPPRSDCEFNARLTEASQGSVMSCTDSDSEIGPPDPQNSTNNTPVLEAAAPSVVPLGAADTPSPPLTAEDTSSAPNRDAPKPFIPASDSFINSLVSDRDKASTPQPSITEAPQEVDEELSTAPVLLTPEAAGQDVPWMNVDLEGAEAARSAHSAQLSSGDAGAAATYALGALETSQGVGEEDGPVWAWISGGGCDVDAESQISWLSPTGPLTSSLSLTPVQSAAWSEQQQQQQEHKEEISKKPLERSNSVWVRKGSLRWWRDWKPQRWVDVGVALEQSTKPDGKKDSIFFVYYTQYDEKKYLHVFINEVTALVPVLRDCHYAFAVYTAQRTKQRWPLVLAANTERDMSEWLSLLSDCCCECRGITGPPSRHALWSTTSKGDVMVHEPSFSLEAPAQTPACDLMFWRQVPGHLRCVESNSLGLVWGVGWDGTAWVYSGRFGHQPTQGDAVELHQQTDVRSIHVYENQRWNPMTGYTDKGLPTDRPMWSDESGLKECTKGNTHPPSPQWSWVSEWALDYNVPGGTDNEGWQYAADFPVTFHGHKTMKDFVRRRRWSRKCKITLRGPWLQVPPIPLSDISVMPCLAQSRMEQVPVWALSDKGDVLCRLGVSRQNPAGSSWLHVGTDQPFKSISIGGANQVWAIAKDGAVFYRGSVSPENPAGECWYHIPSPLKQTLRQLSVGRTSVFAVDENSNLWYRQGLTPSYPQGSAWELISNNVTKVTVGPLDQVWIVADGVPSFPCETPGAVCHRLGLGPMQPKGQGWDYGIGGGWEHISVRGNSAEAPRVPHPPPAGSPRSPLPPRPPTQVNGPYPFLERECTNHRVHNENEGWN; encoded by the exons ATGCAGGTTCTCCAAGTTTACCCTCAAAAACAGCAGTCTGCAAAAACTATGACAG GGGCCATCATGCCCATCTCCATGCTATGGGCCGTGGACGTGTACGGCAGGGTGTACAGCCTCTCCACAGCCGGACAGCGCTGGGTGCGAGCAGATGACACGCTGCTGGAGCTGAAGCGGGTCACCTCGGGGAAGGATCGTTGCTGGGGCATCGGCTGTGACCACCATGTTTACCTCAACATAACACCCAGTGAGAACACCATCCGCTACAGAGAGGAGACCTATGAAAACCAG aggtGGAACCCTGTGGACAGCTTCACTGACACTCTGCTGCCCACTGATCGCTGGCCATGGAGTGACGTGACTGGGATGAATCCTCAGCCGCTCCACAGCTTTCAGCTTTCCTCTCGCAGCTGGGAGTGGGAGGGAGACTGGTATGTGGACCAGAGCTGTGGTGAACCAAGCCAGACCGGG GGCTGGGAGTATGCTGTCGATTTCCCAGCAAACTTCTCCCCTGACAAAAAGTGGAACTCATGCGTCCGTCGAAGGCGCTGGATACGCTACAGGAGATATGTAGCACAAGGAACCTGGGCCAAG ATCCCACTGGATAACCCCAGGAAGCCCCCACTGCCTCTCTGTGACATCAGCTGTGGTGGGTGGGAGATGAGCGACCAGTCTGGAAGGTATCCCTATCTGTGGGGCGTGTCTCAGCAAGGAGAG GTGTGGTTCAGGGAGGGCATCCACCCTCGGGTCCCAGAGGGCTCCTGTTGGGAGGAAGTAGAAGTGCACAAAGAGGTGTCTCAACTGTCAGCTGGCCCCGGAGACCTGCTGTGGGCTTTACTCTGGGATGGGAACCTGCTGGTCCGTACAGGTCTGACCCTGGACAGCCCGACTG GTACAACATGGGTAGAGGTGGAGTCACCAGTGAAGGAGGTTGAAGCTCTTCATGTGGCTGTTGGGGTCAGTGTGGTGTGGTTGGTCACTAAAGACTACAAG gTGTGGTTTAGGCGCGGTGTGAACTCCCACAACCCCTGTGGCTCCGGTTGGATCAGCATTGGAGGGGAGATGATGATGGTGGATGTAGGACTCAATGACCAG GTGTGGGCGGTAGGTGAGGACCGTGGGCTGTACTTCAGAATGGGCGTGACCCCGTCTGAACCCAGCGGCAGCGGCTGGATCCCCGTCTCTGCCCAGTGGGGGAACAGTAAAAAGGCTATTCCACCCAG GAGTGATTGTGAGTTTAACGCCCGTCTTACTGAGGCCTCACAGGGCTCAGTTATGAGCTgcacagactcagactcagagatAGGCCCTCCTGACCCACAAAACAGCACTAATAACACGCCGGTCCTGGAGGCAGCAGCTCCCTCTGTAGTCCCTCTCGGGGCAGCTGACACACCATCACCTCCGCTGACTGCAGAGGACACCTCCTCAGCCCCCAACCGGGACGCCCCCAAACCTTTCATCCCCGCCAGTGACAGCTTCATCAACAGCCTTGTGTCGGACCGAGACAAAGCCTCCACGCCGCAACCGTCCATCACAGAGGCGCCGCAAGAGGTCGACGAGGAGCTGTCCACGGCTCCTGTGCTCCTGACTCCTGAGGCTGCAGGACAAGACGTCCCCTGGATGAACGTGGATCTGGAGGGAGCAGAGGCGGCTCGCAGCGCACACTCAGCACAGCTGTCATCAGGTGATGCTGGTGCTGCTGCCACCTACGCCCTCGGGGCTCTGGAGACCTCTCAAGGTGTGGGTGAAGAGGACGGGCCGGTGTGGGCTTGGATCTCTGGAGGAGGGTGTGATGTGGATGCAGAATCACAAATCAGCTGGCTTAGTCCCACAG GTCCTCTCACCAGCTCCTTGTCACTGACTCCCGTTCAGTCAGCAGCCTGgagcgagcagcagcagcagcagcaggagcacaaAGAGGAGATCAGCAAGAAACCACTGGAGAGGAGCAAC TCTGTGTGGGTGCGTAAAGGCTCTCTGCGCTGGTGGAGAGACTGGAAGCCTCAGCGCTGGGTGGATGTGGGTGTAGCTCTTGAGCAGTCTACCAAACCTGATGGCAAAAAGGACAGCATCTTCTTTGTCTACTACACACAGTATGATGAGAAAAAG TACCTCCATGTGTTTATAAATGAAGTGACAGCGCTGGTTCCAGTGCTCAGGGACTGCCACTATGCCTTTGCTGTGTACACGGCCCAAAGGACCAAACAGAGGTGGCCTCTGGTGCTGGCAGCAAACACTGAGAGGGACATGAGCGAATGG CTGAGCCTGTTGTCTGACTGTTGCTGTGAGTGTCGAGGGATCACAGGTCCTCCCTCCAGACATGCCTTGTGGTCCACAACCTCAAAGGGAGACGTCATGGTCCACGAGCCGTCCTTCTCGTTAGAGGCTCCTGCACAGACACCAGCCTGTGACCTCAT GTTCTGGCGGCAGGTCCCAGGTCACCTGCGCTGTGTAGAGTCTAACAGTCTGGGGCTGGTGTGGGGCGTCGGGTGGGACGGCACTGCCTGGGTGTACAGCGGGCGCTTTGGGCATCAGCCCACCCAGG GAGACGCGGTTGAGTTGCACCAGCAGACTGACGTCAGAAGCATTCATGTGTATGAGAATCAAAGATGGAACCCTATGACAGGATACACAGACAA AGGACTTCCCACGGATCGCCCTATGTGGAGCGATGAGAGCGGCCTGAAGGAGTGCACCAAAggaaacacacacccaccctcCCCTCAGTGGTCCTGG GTGTCAGAGTGGGCCCTGGACTACAATGTCCCTGGAGGGACAGACAACGAGGGCTGGCAGTATGCTGCAGACTTCCCCGT GACATTTCACGGCCACAAAACCATGAAAGACTTTGTCAGGCGCAGAAGATGGAGCAG GAAGTGTAAGATCACACTCAGAGGTCCATGGCTCCAGGTCCCACCCATCCCTCTGAGTGACATCTCTGTAATGCCGTGCCTGGCGCAGAGCAGGATGGAGCAGGTCCCCGTCTGGGCCCTCAGTGACAAGGGAGACGTTCTGTGTCGCCTGGGAGTCAGCCGCCAAAACCCTGCT GGAAGCTCCTGGCTGCATGTGGGCACAGACCAGCCTTTTAAGTCCATCTCCATCGGTGGAGCCAACCAGGTTTGGGCCATCGCCAAGGATGGAGCCGTGTTCTACAGAGGATCTGTTTCCCCAGAAAACCCTGCAG GAGAATGCTGGTACCACATCCCGTCCCCACTCAAGCAGACTCTCAGACAGCTGTCTGTCGGGAGGACTTCAGTTTTTGCCGTAGATGAAAACA GTAATCTGTGGTACAGACAGGGCCTCACCCCCAGCTACCCTCAAGGCTCTGCCTGGGAACTCATCTCCAACAACGTCACCAAGGTGACTGTGGGACCACTGGACCAG GTGTGGATTGTAGCAGATGGAGTTCCAAGCTTCCCCTGTGAGACCCCTGGAGCGGTTTGCCACAGACTGGGGTTGGGACCCATGCAACCTAAGGGCCAGGGCTGGGACTACGGAATCGGG GGAGGCTGGGAGCACATCAGTGTCAGGGGCAACTCAGCAGAAGCTCCTCGCGTCCCccatcctcctcctgcaggatcCCCACGCAGCCCGCTCCCCCCGCGGCCCCCTACACAAGTCAACG GCCCTTATCCCTTCTTGGAAAGGGAATGCACAAACCACAGAGTTCATAATGAGAACGAAGGTTGGAATTGA
- the tecpr1b gene encoding tectonin beta-propeller repeat-containing protein 1 isoform X2: MPISMLWAVDVYGRVYSLSTAGQRWVRADDTLLELKRVTSGKDRCWGIGCDHHVYLNITPSENTIRYREETYENQRWNPVDSFTDTLLPTDRWPWSDVTGMNPQPLHSFQLSSRSWEWEGDWYVDQSCGEPSQTGGWEYAVDFPANFSPDKKWNSCVRRRRWIRYRRYVAQGTWAKIPLDNPRKPPLPLCDISCGGWEMSDQSGRYPYLWGVSQQGEVWFREGIHPRVPEGSCWEEVEVHKEVSQLSAGPGDLLWALLWDGNLLVRTGLTLDSPTGTTWVEVESPVKEVEALHVAVGVSVVWLVTKDYKVWFRRGVNSHNPCGSGWISIGGEMMMVDVGLNDQVWAVGEDRGLYFRMGVTPSEPSGSGWIPVSAQWGNSKKAIPPRSDCEFNARLTEASQGSVMSCTDSDSEIGPPDPQNSTNNTPVLEAAAPSVVPLGAADTPSPPLTAEDTSSAPNRDAPKPFIPASDSFINSLVSDRDKASTPQPSITEAPQEVDEELSTAPVLLTPEAAGQDVPWMNVDLEGAEAARSAHSAQLSSGDAGAAATYALGALETSQGVGEEDGPVWAWISGGGCDVDAESQISWLSPTGPLTSSLSLTPVQSAAWSEQQQQQQEHKEEISKKPLERSNSVWVRKGSLRWWRDWKPQRWVDVGVALEQSTKPDGKKDSIFFVYYTQYDEKKYLHVFINEVTALVPVLRDCHYAFAVYTAQRTKQRWPLVLAANTERDMSEWLSLLSDCCCECRGITGPPSRHALWSTTSKGDVMVHEPSFSLEAPAQTPACDLMFWRQVPGHLRCVESNSLGLVWGVGWDGTAWVYSGRFGHQPTQGDAVELHQQTDVRSIHVYENQRWNPMTGYTDKGLPTDRPMWSDESGLKECTKGNTHPPSPQWSWVSEWALDYNVPGGTDNEGWQYAADFPVTFHGHKTMKDFVRRRRWSRKCKITLRGPWLQVPPIPLSDISVMPCLAQSRMEQVPVWALSDKGDVLCRLGVSRQNPAGSSWLHVGTDQPFKSISIGGANQVWAIAKDGAVFYRGSVSPENPAGECWYHIPSPLKQTLRQLSVGRTSVFAVDENSNLWYRQGLTPSYPQGSAWELISNNVTKVTVGPLDQVWIVADGVPSFPCETPGAVCHRLGLGPMQPKGQGWDYGIGGGWEHISVRGNSAEAPRVPHPPPAGSPRSPLPPRPPTQVNGPYPFLERECTNHRVHNENEGWN, translated from the exons ATGCCCATCTCCATGCTATGGGCCGTGGACGTGTACGGCAGGGTGTACAGCCTCTCCACAGCCGGACAGCGCTGGGTGCGAGCAGATGACACGCTGCTGGAGCTGAAGCGGGTCACCTCGGGGAAGGATCGTTGCTGGGGCATCGGCTGTGACCACCATGTTTACCTCAACATAACACCCAGTGAGAACACCATCCGCTACAGAGAGGAGACCTATGAAAACCAG aggtGGAACCCTGTGGACAGCTTCACTGACACTCTGCTGCCCACTGATCGCTGGCCATGGAGTGACGTGACTGGGATGAATCCTCAGCCGCTCCACAGCTTTCAGCTTTCCTCTCGCAGCTGGGAGTGGGAGGGAGACTGGTATGTGGACCAGAGCTGTGGTGAACCAAGCCAGACCGGG GGCTGGGAGTATGCTGTCGATTTCCCAGCAAACTTCTCCCCTGACAAAAAGTGGAACTCATGCGTCCGTCGAAGGCGCTGGATACGCTACAGGAGATATGTAGCACAAGGAACCTGGGCCAAG ATCCCACTGGATAACCCCAGGAAGCCCCCACTGCCTCTCTGTGACATCAGCTGTGGTGGGTGGGAGATGAGCGACCAGTCTGGAAGGTATCCCTATCTGTGGGGCGTGTCTCAGCAAGGAGAG GTGTGGTTCAGGGAGGGCATCCACCCTCGGGTCCCAGAGGGCTCCTGTTGGGAGGAAGTAGAAGTGCACAAAGAGGTGTCTCAACTGTCAGCTGGCCCCGGAGACCTGCTGTGGGCTTTACTCTGGGATGGGAACCTGCTGGTCCGTACAGGTCTGACCCTGGACAGCCCGACTG GTACAACATGGGTAGAGGTGGAGTCACCAGTGAAGGAGGTTGAAGCTCTTCATGTGGCTGTTGGGGTCAGTGTGGTGTGGTTGGTCACTAAAGACTACAAG gTGTGGTTTAGGCGCGGTGTGAACTCCCACAACCCCTGTGGCTCCGGTTGGATCAGCATTGGAGGGGAGATGATGATGGTGGATGTAGGACTCAATGACCAG GTGTGGGCGGTAGGTGAGGACCGTGGGCTGTACTTCAGAATGGGCGTGACCCCGTCTGAACCCAGCGGCAGCGGCTGGATCCCCGTCTCTGCCCAGTGGGGGAACAGTAAAAAGGCTATTCCACCCAG GAGTGATTGTGAGTTTAACGCCCGTCTTACTGAGGCCTCACAGGGCTCAGTTATGAGCTgcacagactcagactcagagatAGGCCCTCCTGACCCACAAAACAGCACTAATAACACGCCGGTCCTGGAGGCAGCAGCTCCCTCTGTAGTCCCTCTCGGGGCAGCTGACACACCATCACCTCCGCTGACTGCAGAGGACACCTCCTCAGCCCCCAACCGGGACGCCCCCAAACCTTTCATCCCCGCCAGTGACAGCTTCATCAACAGCCTTGTGTCGGACCGAGACAAAGCCTCCACGCCGCAACCGTCCATCACAGAGGCGCCGCAAGAGGTCGACGAGGAGCTGTCCACGGCTCCTGTGCTCCTGACTCCTGAGGCTGCAGGACAAGACGTCCCCTGGATGAACGTGGATCTGGAGGGAGCAGAGGCGGCTCGCAGCGCACACTCAGCACAGCTGTCATCAGGTGATGCTGGTGCTGCTGCCACCTACGCCCTCGGGGCTCTGGAGACCTCTCAAGGTGTGGGTGAAGAGGACGGGCCGGTGTGGGCTTGGATCTCTGGAGGAGGGTGTGATGTGGATGCAGAATCACAAATCAGCTGGCTTAGTCCCACAG GTCCTCTCACCAGCTCCTTGTCACTGACTCCCGTTCAGTCAGCAGCCTGgagcgagcagcagcagcagcagcaggagcacaaAGAGGAGATCAGCAAGAAACCACTGGAGAGGAGCAAC TCTGTGTGGGTGCGTAAAGGCTCTCTGCGCTGGTGGAGAGACTGGAAGCCTCAGCGCTGGGTGGATGTGGGTGTAGCTCTTGAGCAGTCTACCAAACCTGATGGCAAAAAGGACAGCATCTTCTTTGTCTACTACACACAGTATGATGAGAAAAAG TACCTCCATGTGTTTATAAATGAAGTGACAGCGCTGGTTCCAGTGCTCAGGGACTGCCACTATGCCTTTGCTGTGTACACGGCCCAAAGGACCAAACAGAGGTGGCCTCTGGTGCTGGCAGCAAACACTGAGAGGGACATGAGCGAATGG CTGAGCCTGTTGTCTGACTGTTGCTGTGAGTGTCGAGGGATCACAGGTCCTCCCTCCAGACATGCCTTGTGGTCCACAACCTCAAAGGGAGACGTCATGGTCCACGAGCCGTCCTTCTCGTTAGAGGCTCCTGCACAGACACCAGCCTGTGACCTCAT GTTCTGGCGGCAGGTCCCAGGTCACCTGCGCTGTGTAGAGTCTAACAGTCTGGGGCTGGTGTGGGGCGTCGGGTGGGACGGCACTGCCTGGGTGTACAGCGGGCGCTTTGGGCATCAGCCCACCCAGG GAGACGCGGTTGAGTTGCACCAGCAGACTGACGTCAGAAGCATTCATGTGTATGAGAATCAAAGATGGAACCCTATGACAGGATACACAGACAA AGGACTTCCCACGGATCGCCCTATGTGGAGCGATGAGAGCGGCCTGAAGGAGTGCACCAAAggaaacacacacccaccctcCCCTCAGTGGTCCTGG GTGTCAGAGTGGGCCCTGGACTACAATGTCCCTGGAGGGACAGACAACGAGGGCTGGCAGTATGCTGCAGACTTCCCCGT GACATTTCACGGCCACAAAACCATGAAAGACTTTGTCAGGCGCAGAAGATGGAGCAG GAAGTGTAAGATCACACTCAGAGGTCCATGGCTCCAGGTCCCACCCATCCCTCTGAGTGACATCTCTGTAATGCCGTGCCTGGCGCAGAGCAGGATGGAGCAGGTCCCCGTCTGGGCCCTCAGTGACAAGGGAGACGTTCTGTGTCGCCTGGGAGTCAGCCGCCAAAACCCTGCT GGAAGCTCCTGGCTGCATGTGGGCACAGACCAGCCTTTTAAGTCCATCTCCATCGGTGGAGCCAACCAGGTTTGGGCCATCGCCAAGGATGGAGCCGTGTTCTACAGAGGATCTGTTTCCCCAGAAAACCCTGCAG GAGAATGCTGGTACCACATCCCGTCCCCACTCAAGCAGACTCTCAGACAGCTGTCTGTCGGGAGGACTTCAGTTTTTGCCGTAGATGAAAACA GTAATCTGTGGTACAGACAGGGCCTCACCCCCAGCTACCCTCAAGGCTCTGCCTGGGAACTCATCTCCAACAACGTCACCAAGGTGACTGTGGGACCACTGGACCAG GTGTGGATTGTAGCAGATGGAGTTCCAAGCTTCCCCTGTGAGACCCCTGGAGCGGTTTGCCACAGACTGGGGTTGGGACCCATGCAACCTAAGGGCCAGGGCTGGGACTACGGAATCGGG GGAGGCTGGGAGCACATCAGTGTCAGGGGCAACTCAGCAGAAGCTCCTCGCGTCCCccatcctcctcctgcaggatcCCCACGCAGCCCGCTCCCCCCGCGGCCCCCTACACAAGTCAACG GCCCTTATCCCTTCTTGGAAAGGGAATGCACAAACCACAGAGTTCATAATGAGAACGAAGGTTGGAATTGA